One segment of Hippopotamus amphibius kiboko isolate mHipAmp2 chromosome 2, mHipAmp2.hap2, whole genome shotgun sequence DNA contains the following:
- the ST6GALNAC4 gene encoding alpha-N-acetyl-neuraminyl-2,3-beta-galactosyl-1,3-N-acetyl-galactosaminide alpha-2,6-sialyltransferase isoform X3 produces MLGSGLGAEIDGAECVLRMNQAPTVGFEADVGRRSTLRVISHTSVPLLLRNYSHYFQQARDTVYVVWGQGKHMDRALGGRTYRALLQLTRMYPGLQVYTFTERMMSYCDQVFQDETGKNRRQSGSFLSTGWFTMILALELCEEIVVYGMVSDSYCREERHPSVPYHYFEKGRLDECQMYLAHERAPRSAHRFITEKAVFSRWAKKRPIVFAHPSWRTQ; encoded by the exons ATGCTGGGCTCGGGCCTGGGCGCCGAGATTGATGGGGCTGAGTGTGTGCTGCGCATGAACCAGGCGCCCACGGTGGGCTTCGAGGCGGACGTGGGCCGGCGCAGCACCCTGCGGGTCATCTCCCACACGAGCGTGCCGCTGCTGCTGCGGAACTACTCGCACTACTTCCAGCAGGCCCGCGACACGGTCTACGTGGTGTGGGGCCAGGGGAAGCACATGGACCGGGCGCTGGGCGGCCGCACCTACCGCGCATTGCTGCAGCTCACCAGGATGTACCCGGGCCTGCAGGTGTACACCTTCACTGAGCGCATGATGTCCTACTGCGACCAGGTCTTCCAGGACGAGACGGGCAAGAATCG gAGGCAGTCAGGCTCCTTTCTCAGCACCGGCTGGTTCACCATGATTCTCGCCCTGGAGCTGTGTGAGGAGATCGTGGTCTATGGGATGGTCAGCGACAGCTACTGCAG GGAGGAGCGTCACCCCTCGGTGCCTTACCACTACTTCGAGAAGGGCCGGCTGGACGAGTGTCAGATGTACCTGGCCCACGAGCGGGCGCCCCGCAGCGCCCACCGCTTCATCACTGAGAAGGCTGTGTTCTCCCGCTGGGCCAAGAAGAGGCCCATCGTGTTCGCCCACCCATCCTGGAGGACGCAGTAG
- the ST6GALNAC4 gene encoding alpha-N-acetyl-neuraminyl-2,3-beta-galactosyl-1,3-N-acetyl-galactosaminide alpha-2,6-sialyltransferase isoform X2 — translation MKAPGRLLLVILCSLGFSAVYVLLCCWACLPFCLASCLDPHLSINSKPTVPGPLHFSGYSSVPDGKPLVREPCRSCAVVSSSGQMLGSGLGAEIDGAECVLRMNQAPTVGFEADVGRRSTLRVISHTSVPLLLRNYSHYFQQARDTVYVVWGQGKHMDRALGGRTYRALLQLTRMYPGLQVYTFTERMMSYCDQVFQDETGKNREERHPSVPYHYFEKGRLDECQMYLAHERAPRSAHRFITEKAVFSRWAKKRPIVFAHPSWRTQ, via the exons ATGAAGGCTCCG GGTCGGCTCCTGCTCGTCATCCTGTGCTCCTTGGGCTTCTCCGCTGTCTACGTCCTGCTGTGCTGCTGGGCCTGCCTGCCCTTCTGCCTGGCCTCCTGCCTGGACCCCCACCTCTCTATCAACTCCAAGCCCACTGTGCCGGGGCCCCTGCACTTCAGTGGCTACAGCAGCGTGCCAGATGGCAAG CCACTGGTCCGAGAGCCGTGCCGCAGCTGTGCCGTGGTGTCCAGCTCGGGCCAGATGCTGGGCTCGGGCCTGGGCGCCGAGATTGATGGGGCTGAGTGTGTGCTGCGCATGAACCAGGCGCCCACGGTGGGCTTCGAGGCGGACGTGGGCCGGCGCAGCACCCTGCGGGTCATCTCCCACACGAGCGTGCCGCTGCTGCTGCGGAACTACTCGCACTACTTCCAGCAGGCCCGCGACACGGTCTACGTGGTGTGGGGCCAGGGGAAGCACATGGACCGGGCGCTGGGCGGCCGCACCTACCGCGCATTGCTGCAGCTCACCAGGATGTACCCGGGCCTGCAGGTGTACACCTTCACTGAGCGCATGATGTCCTACTGCGACCAGGTCTTCCAGGACGAGACGGGCAAGAATCG GGAGGAGCGTCACCCCTCGGTGCCTTACCACTACTTCGAGAAGGGCCGGCTGGACGAGTGTCAGATGTACCTGGCCCACGAGCGGGCGCCCCGCAGCGCCCACCGCTTCATCACTGAGAAGGCTGTGTTCTCCCGCTGGGCCAAGAAGAGGCCCATCGTGTTCGCCCACCCATCCTGGAGGACGCAGTAG
- the ST6GALNAC4 gene encoding alpha-N-acetyl-neuraminyl-2,3-beta-galactosyl-1,3-N-acetyl-galactosaminide alpha-2,6-sialyltransferase isoform X1, whose protein sequence is MKAPGRLLLVILCSLGFSAVYVLLCCWACLPFCLASCLDPHLSINSKPTVPGPLHFSGYSSVPDGKPLVREPCRSCAVVSSSGQMLGSGLGAEIDGAECVLRMNQAPTVGFEADVGRRSTLRVISHTSVPLLLRNYSHYFQQARDTVYVVWGQGKHMDRALGGRTYRALLQLTRMYPGLQVYTFTERMMSYCDQVFQDETGKNRRQSGSFLSTGWFTMILALELCEEIVVYGMVSDSYCREERHPSVPYHYFEKGRLDECQMYLAHERAPRSAHRFITEKAVFSRWAKKRPIVFAHPSWRTQ, encoded by the exons ATGAAGGCTCCG GGTCGGCTCCTGCTCGTCATCCTGTGCTCCTTGGGCTTCTCCGCTGTCTACGTCCTGCTGTGCTGCTGGGCCTGCCTGCCCTTCTGCCTGGCCTCCTGCCTGGACCCCCACCTCTCTATCAACTCCAAGCCCACTGTGCCGGGGCCCCTGCACTTCAGTGGCTACAGCAGCGTGCCAGATGGCAAG CCACTGGTCCGAGAGCCGTGCCGCAGCTGTGCCGTGGTGTCCAGCTCGGGCCAGATGCTGGGCTCGGGCCTGGGCGCCGAGATTGATGGGGCTGAGTGTGTGCTGCGCATGAACCAGGCGCCCACGGTGGGCTTCGAGGCGGACGTGGGCCGGCGCAGCACCCTGCGGGTCATCTCCCACACGAGCGTGCCGCTGCTGCTGCGGAACTACTCGCACTACTTCCAGCAGGCCCGCGACACGGTCTACGTGGTGTGGGGCCAGGGGAAGCACATGGACCGGGCGCTGGGCGGCCGCACCTACCGCGCATTGCTGCAGCTCACCAGGATGTACCCGGGCCTGCAGGTGTACACCTTCACTGAGCGCATGATGTCCTACTGCGACCAGGTCTTCCAGGACGAGACGGGCAAGAATCG gAGGCAGTCAGGCTCCTTTCTCAGCACCGGCTGGTTCACCATGATTCTCGCCCTGGAGCTGTGTGAGGAGATCGTGGTCTATGGGATGGTCAGCGACAGCTACTGCAG GGAGGAGCGTCACCCCTCGGTGCCTTACCACTACTTCGAGAAGGGCCGGCTGGACGAGTGTCAGATGTACCTGGCCCACGAGCGGGCGCCCCGCAGCGCCCACCGCTTCATCACTGAGAAGGCTGTGTTCTCCCGCTGGGCCAAGAAGAGGCCCATCGTGTTCGCCCACCCATCCTGGAGGACGCAGTAG